The Candidatus Palauibacter australiensis sequence TACCGTCAGTCCTCTTACCAGTTCTCTTCGGGCTCGTCCCACGTCTGGGCCCAGAATTCGTCCTCCTCGGCCCTCGCCAGTTCGAGGTCCACCGGTTCGACGTCCTCCGCGTCCACCCGCCCGACCGTCTCGATGCGCCGCACGATCTCGTCCGTGACGCCGCTCCGGGTCGTGTGGCGCAGCCGTCGCCGCACACGCCAGCCGGCCACCGCCACCATCACGGCAAGTGCCACGAAGATGTAACCGGTCACCGCTCCTCACCGCGCTAGACGCTCTGAACCGCCCGCGGACTGTGGCGGGAACGGCGTCGCTCCCGCCACACCGGATTAGAGTCCGAGCCAGTGCTCGAACTTCACGAGGAAGATATTGGTGGAGGGAATCCGCGCGAGGTCCGTCAAATCCTCGCCGAGGCGGAACGAACCGTCGTTGCGGAACGCCTGCTGGTCGCGGCTCCAGACGAGAAACACGGTCGATCCGGGCCGGTACTGCCAGCGCAGGACCAGGTTGGAGCGGAAGGACTTCACGTTGAAATCGGGATCCGCAAAGCCGAAGTCCGCCCTCCCGTCCCGGTTGGCGTCGACCTGGTAGAGCCCGAAGCCGTTCGCCTCCAACCGCCGGATCTCGTTCTCGCCGTATGTCCGGAAGCGATCCGAGAAATCGGACGCCCGTGGATCATCAACCTCCATGAAACGGTCGTAGCTCCCCGCGCTCACGAAGGGCTGAGCGTAGAACTGAAGCGAAAGGTCGGGGCTGAAGGTGTAGTTCAGGCGCGTCGTGATCGAGACCGTCTGCTGGCTCAGGCGCGCGAACACGTAGTGCGTCCCGTCGGGGGCGTCGGGCCGCGACACGAACTGCCACGCCCGATCGTTCCACTGCACGCTCGGGCCGATGTTGAGCTGGAGACGGCTCGACGGCTGGAGTATTACGTTCGGCGATACGCCCAAGCGGCGGGTCGGGGTGCTGTACTCCCCTCCGGCGTTGAAGACGGCACCCAGCTGCACGGGCTTGCGGGAGTCCGTGAACATCCCGCCCCAACTGCTCCACTGGCTCGGCTGGTAGAGCGTGGGACCTCCGCGCAGCGCCGTCGTGGCGAGTCCCGCCCACTCCTGATTGAACCCGGCGAAGCCGCGCCAGAAGTTCTTGAGCTGGAAGTTCCCGTTCACGTTGCCGCCCGTGAACTGCCGTTCGCCGCGGAACGTCCAGCCGGACCAGGTCGCCGCGTTCACTCCCCAGTTCCGAAACGGCCCCTGCGGCCGGAACTGGTCGTAGTTCACCCAGACCGCCCCGACCCGGTAATCCGCGTTCTGCTGGAACCCGAGGTCGTTCGCCTCGAAGCCGGGCGACCGGTTCTCGCCGAACAGTCCGTACCGCCAGTTGCCGCCTCCGACCTTGGAGAAGCTGATCGTCGACGTGCTGCCCGAGAGCCGCGTGCGGGTGGGATCCAGTCCGTGCCTCGAGTCCGGGCTCTGGAAGTAGTGGACGGAGGAACGCTGGATGCGCTTGATCGCCTCCGGACTCCCGCCCACCGTGCTCCCGATCACATGGCCGCTGATCTCGTAGTTGCCGTTCCCGAACCGATGCCGGAAGTCGACCCCTCCGGTGTACGCTTCGTCCGCCAGGAAAGCGAGCGACCCGCCGGCGTCCAGGCGCCGGTTCGTGGCCGTGGCGATGAGGCCGACCGCGCTCTCCCCGTCGCGGAAGTCCCGGATGACCCGTCCCACCGCGTAGTTCGTCACCGGTTCGACCACCTGCTCGCCCAGCGTCCCCCCCGGGGTGGAGAACTGCGCCATCTCGTTCGACGTGAGGGCGTCGAGGAATCCGATCGACCACCCGTTCGCCGTCTTCCCGGATAGCTTCGCCGCGCCGAGAATGCTCGTCGCCGCCGGCACGTCGCGGTACTCGGCCGGGTTCGTCACGGACCCCTGGGGCGCCCGCCCGATGCGGCGGCTGTAGAAGAGAGACTCGTTGTTGTCACCGCCCCCGCCGAAGGAAAAACCGAAGATGTCGGATCCCTCCTGGAAGAACGGCCGCTTCTCGGGAAAGAACGTCTCGAACGCCGTGAGGTTCACGACGGACGGATCCGCTTCGACCTGCCCGAAGTCGGGGTTGACGGTGACGTCGAGCGTGAGGTTCTCCGTGATGCCGTACTTCAGGTCGCCGCCCACCGTCTGGCGCAGAGCCGTGGCGGTGTAGAAAGGGTCGGCGGCGGCGCCCGGCGCCCGCGTCGCCGAAGAGAGGACGTAGGGCCGTACCTCCAGATTGCGGCGCGGCCGAAGACCTTGAAGGTCGCTCAGCGTGCCAAAGGCGGACACGACCCGTGAGCCGTCTTCCGGCAGGGGCGACCATACGCTTGCCTCCTCCAGGCGCGCGATCTCGCGCCGGAAGTTGATGCCCCACGTGCTTCCGCCGCCGTCCTCGGAGGATCCGGCGAACCGCAGTTGCGAGAGCG is a genomic window containing:
- a CDS encoding DUF5916 domain-containing protein: MGFSSFLIDSAAPVRRLAAFIMLMGLAAPLAAQDSSNGGETSARGAAAPALRAVRAAEPPQIDGRLDEPAWGGAPVARDFVQFRPDPGEPASERTEVRILYTDDAVYVGARMYDSDPGGIIRRLARRDEQVTTDAFHVAFDSYFDHRTAFRFSVSVAGVQSDGLLFSDTQADDDWDAVWESATRTDETGWTAELRIPLSQLRFAGSSEDGGGSTWGINFRREIARLEEASVWSPLPEDGSRVVSAFGTLSDLQGLRPRRNLEVRPYVLSSATRAPGAAADPFYTATALRQTVGGDLKYGITENLTLDVTVNPDFGQVEADPSVVNLTAFETFFPEKRPFFQEGSDIFGFSFGGGGDNNESLFYSRRIGRAPQGSVTNPAEYRDVPAATSILGAAKLSGKTANGWSIGFLDALTSNEMAQFSTPGGTLGEQVVEPVTNYAVGRVIRDFRDGESAVGLIATATNRRLDAGGSLAFLADEAYTGGVDFRHRFGNGNYEISGHVIGSTVGGSPEAIKRIQRSSVHYFQSPDSRHGLDPTRTRLSGSTSTISFSKVGGGNWRYGLFGENRSPGFEANDLGFQQNADYRVGAVWVNYDQFRPQGPFRNWGVNAATWSGWTFRGERQFTGGNVNGNFQLKNFWRGFAGFNQEWAGLATTALRGGPTLYQPSQWSSWGGMFTDSRKPVQLGAVFNAGGEYSTPTRRLGVSPNVILQPSSRLQLNIGPSVQWNDRAWQFVSRPDAPDGTHYVFARLSQQTVSITTRLNYTFSPDLSLQFYAQPFVSAGSYDRFMEVDDPRASDFSDRFRTYGENEIRRLEANGFGLYQVDANRDGRADFGFADPDFNVKSFRSNLVLRWQYRPGSTVFLVWSRDQQAFRNDGSFRLGEDLTDLARIPSTNIFLVKFEHWLGL